One Arachis hypogaea cultivar Tifrunner chromosome 18, arahy.Tifrunner.gnm2.J5K5, whole genome shotgun sequence genomic window, TTTGCTTTGAATTACTTTTGGAGAAcccccgataaagctcacttagtgaactgagctttatgtCTTTGAATTGCTTTCTTTggtgctcagttaactaagtgaactgagctttgtgccttgctttctcctttctttcCTTGTGGAGCTCGGTTCACTCTCTCAACTTAGCTCTCCTTCTTCCTCAATGTTGCTACGCTTTTCTTCTCTTGGGCATGCTTCTTGCTTCCTTTGGGCAcattccttaggccacgcttttcttaatttcttctttcttcacctacaagtagtcaaaacaaccaatcaaagtatcaccaaattcacaaggtttaaaattcattcataattcaattaatttttgcttaaacctcatgattttgtatcaattaaagggtggttggttgatttaataaaatatgcaattccactccaaattacttacttacaatgcaagaaagtgtataaaacctaataaaaacaaagaaaaagactagtgaaactaggctaagatgacttgtcatcaacaagctcctaactcagcctgcaaagttaaggctggccggagactatatatatatatataatccataACCCAGAATACATAAAAgcaaccctagttctccataaacttCTATGAGGTGCAAAAGTAAAACATATATACACAGGGAGaatctatacatatatataacaaaaCAGAACAAAAGTATAATCCCAAAAAGCCCACTTCACTGCAGAGGACTCCAGACGCCTAGCAAGGTGTCTcttgacctgcatctaaaaaccacAACATTGTAGGGAATGAGAAGTGGGatttctcagcatggtaaaggtgccacgcacataaaatataaggtcctggaaatgctagaggcaatcctagaacgccgaaaCTCAAATTATAAGACTtaaagaactaaaacagaaaccataaagtAGGGTGGTTTTCTAAGGGTTCTAACTAAACCAAACCTTAAAACTTGACTAAACCCCCTAACTTCCCGCCTTTCCTCCGATCCTCCAATACCAGTGGTACCACACACACACAAGCAAGTAATGGCAAACACAGCTAGTATACAAGTACTACAATTAGCgaatataacaattaatatagtAAGTTCActtaggcattcccaattaatgcacaaacaagcaagtaaacaatatgcacatgatgcatgcttgtcctatggctgatgagtctcatctgtcggttatcaagccaacccgacaagtccggttgTTAAACCCTGGACTGTCTCCTGATGCGCATCcctaagagtctatgcatagctttttctcatatatatatatatattgctcaatgggggttaaccttcccgagaatttatacctgcccggtcacccttacatcgtaaggtcaacagagtatcgagtctcaacctagaaTACGTGGTGGTAAGCCACTGTACTTTATCTagagaaactcgtatctcagataatcatttcacattcattcattaacatTTCATAAACATTCATATGGCCATATcatatatatactaattttaatTCTGAATATAGGTTCTATAAGTTTCATTGtgtattgatttaattttttatttttatatattcataTTCAGGCAGCgagagttttaaaattaaagatattagTTCCACCAAAATAGTACAGTCATTTGGTGACTGATACATTACGAGAAATAGGTTTTTATCACGAATttcaaatagaaaaagtaaaatgTAAATCAGAATTAATGGCAACATTAATAGACATATGGCGGCCGAAGACACATACATTTCTTCTTTCATTCAGTGAATGCACTGTCACACTGAAAAGATTGGCACATATCTATGgtctctgataaaccactattttatggtttatcttgtgtttaattgagtggtttcatcaagtcttcacccacttattcatatgatttgcatgattttataatcccttcctagttttgttctatgattgaaaatttgcttcctagagatctttaattagtatattttaattctcctttataccattcgatgtcgtgatctgtgtgttaagtgtttcaggcttcacagggcaggaatggcttagaaaatagagaggaagcttgcaaaaatggaaggaacacaagaaactaaggagactATCAGCGAGCACCaacacgcacgcatggctcacacgagcGCGCTGAATGGAGAAATttgcagtgacgcgtgcgcgtgcctgacgcgtacgcgtgacaaggaaattctccaaatgacgcgcacgcgtgacctgcgcgatctgcagaaataacagaaaatgctgggggcgatttcgggcctcgttttgacccagttttcggcctagaaatgCAGAAtaaagccagagaacatgcagagactcaagagacacactcacatattctcattaggatagtttttaggttttttagatctgaatctagagagaaactactcttcctctaggttttgtttacattcatagtttcatagtttattgcttttgcttttggatattgaagagtcatcacctccattgaagatactattctagtttgttttcttacttgcTCTTTtaattattccatattcttaattcttgtttagagtggtaattgaattattttcatggattgttaatgcaaaggattacttttacttttaattaatttaaatctctattttatttaaattatcatgtctcttttctattccaaactcctaataacgaagatggtatccatgtcaatagagtagattccctacttgacatgggggttgattaagaggagacacttgagttggaatgctcaagtggttagttaaattggaagttgttggctaattctgtatttactaacgctagaccttcccaagggagaggactaggatttgcgaataagagttagctcaatcacttgactttcctttatttagtaagggttaactaagtgaaaataacaacctctttacactacatttgagaaaattccaacaaggatagaacttccaattaatcattcccccagtcaaggctttttattttgaataatataaatttcttttttaattttcgtTGCACTAAATTACAATTATCTATTTTCTttcattcaactctcaaaattctcagaaaactcctgattaataaattagcaccctttctagcaactcgttgggagacgacctgggagtcatactcccagtatttttattctaaactttttgtgacaacctttctaaattgatgaggcatatttttgctggttaagagctatacttgcaacgctgttctattatattataatcagttaattggtctaacttctgccacgcatcagTCTCCCAATTGACGGTCGTACTGTAAGTGGAAGAACGGATAGTAGTTTTGCCTACTTAGTCGATAAATGTGGGACCAACTTTGGGATATCACCAAACGAAAATGATCATGTATCTAGTGGGATCAAGCTGTCATGGATTAGACAAATCTGTTATGTGAAACCGTTGGACACTTAGAGTTTATGCAACGCTATGTCTGATGTCACATATTCTGCTTGATTGggaccactttttttttttacaagtcGATGTCCATGAAGAGCTGCAAGTACTTGCTcctgttgaaaatttttttgaaaatcaggTCTTACAAATTTCCTTCAAGAATGGCAAAATCAAGTGGAATAATATTCTGGTTCCCATCTTGAGATATAGCAACCAAAAGAGATCTTTTGTATCGTCTGAAAAAATCGTGGTCTAGATCTAGTTTttgtgaagaaaagaagattaggttgaagaagaagactaAGAGAAAATGGATTTCTCATATGAAAGAATACAAATCCTAAAAATTAAACAGAACCTCACCGTACCTATTGTTGCTATCTACTATTTATAACTAACAGAAAATAAACCTTAATAAAACCTAACTCAATATGGTAAATAAATTAACTATGGTTAGGAGGTAATTTGTATTGCTAGCTGTGACCTCAAACCAAAACAAACTTTTCTATCATTCTAACTAAAGTTACAAAAATCAATATTATCCAAAAAATTATTCAACCATAATCAGTTACAACTTTCTTTTGTGAGCCATTGGATGCTAGTTTAATATTATCTCCAACATCCTCCCTCAAATTGAAACTGATTGTATTAACTGCAAGTTCAGCAACATTATTATCATTCTCGAATTAAGGCTTGTTGAGGCCTCTAACCTCTTATCATCCACATAATATCCTCCCTCAAGTGGGGCGTGTATGTCAAGCATGTCCAACTTGAAAAGTAAAGATTCAAAGATGCCTGGTGATAATGCTTTAGTTAGCAAATAAGCCGTTTGTTGAGCCGATTTAATAGGTAGCATATTCAGCACCCCTGTTTGAGACTTTTCTCGAACTATATGACAATTTACTTCAATGTGTTTGGTTCTTTCATGAAAAACCGAATTAGCTGCAATGTTTATCGTAGATTGATTGTCACAATAGAGATTGATCGGCTGAAGATGAGATACATGGCAGTCATTAAGAAGATAAAGAAGCCATTGATTTTCCTGAGTTGCTTGTGCGATGGCATGATATTCAGCTTCTGAGGAAGAACATGCCACACTTGTTTGCTTCTTGCTCTTCCAAGACAATAATGAAGTACCTTAGAAAAAACAGTACCTAGTTATTGATCGACGAGTATCGGAACAAGTTACCCAATCCAAATCAACATAACCAGTCAATTTGAGATCATTATTTGAACAGAAAAAAACCCTTAGAAGGATATTTCTTGATGTATCGAAGAACATGTAGTGCTGCCTTGTAATGATCACCAGTGGCACAATCCAAAAATTGGCTGAGCTTTCCAACTGCAAAAGCAATGTCCGGACGAGTATTGGCGAGATATAGGAGTCGTCCTAGCAGTCATGTATATTGTATTGGATCCGGTAATCTTATTCCACTCTCCTTAGAAATTTTTCCATTATACAACATAGGAAATGAAGCAGGTTTAGCTTCCAACATACTATATTCCTCAAGCAAATTAAGAGTTTAATTACGTTGATACAAAGTAATCCCTTCGAAATTACGAGCAACTTCCATTCCAAGAAAAAATTTCAACCGGCCTAAGTCCTTAATACTAAATTCAGCATCAAGAACCCTTTTAATAGCTTCATTTTCAAATAGATTATCTCCAGACAAAACAAAATCATTAACATAGACAATAATAATAGCCAAGCCAAGGTTAGTATGCTTGGTGAACAAAGAGTGATCATGAGGA contains:
- the LOC140181428 gene encoding uncharacterized protein; the encoded protein is MDPAGVYFLYPDLWLDLKHMYYHGDRYKVAKLEEEMYAMKQRDLSITNYFTKLKALWEDIDSFNLVSQCKECYEKCNCSLGTMRDYRDETYAVRFLRGLNEQYGSLETDNLFENEAIKRVLDAEFSIKDLGRLKFFLGMEVARNFEGITLYQRRLLYLANTRPDIAFAVGKLSQFLDCATGDHYKAALHVLRYIKKYPSKANSVFHERTKHIEVNCHIVREKSQTGVLNMLPIKSAQQTAYLLTKALSPGIFESLLFKLDMLDIHAPLEGGYYVDDKSFNLREDVGDNIKLASNGSQKKVVTDYG